GAGAGACATGGGAAGAATGTGAGTTCCCTTTTATGTTTCGCTATCTTTTACCTTCATTTCTGGACATTACCTTCTAAATATTACAAAATATGAGTGGCTTACAAGAGTAGTCAAGATTTGAGAACTATGCCTTACTTTGGTTCAGGCTCTCCTTTGCCTCAGTGTGCACcaggagaaaaaaattaagcaaTGAATTTGGGGAAGTGCTAATCAAATAAAGCATCTCTTGTCATGAAGTAGCctatcttttctttgcttttttgagGAGGTGGGGTTTGGGGAGAGGATGGAGTTTAATCAAGAATTGATGCTTGGTTTTAATTTTGCTTGGACCCTGCCACGATACACTTAGCACATACATTTTTGCTGATTTGACAACAAAAGAACTTGTAGTGGAATGATATCATTGAGGTGAAGCATCTTTCCTCGTCCTGGCTTTGTAAAATACTCAATGTCAGCCTTAAGATCATGAAGCTTGAGGGCTGGGGAAGACACTATTGTCTAATGCTTCTCCTGTCTTTGGAGGCTTAAGTCTCGAAAATATCTGACCTAAATCTAGGGTTATCAATGTACAGATTCCTTGCCTGGTTGAAACCTAGCATTGAGTCTTCCATTCCTACTGCTCTCTCTATCTTACACATAACTTTAGCTGAAGCCTTGGGAAAGGCCACCTGACTAGATGTGCACCAAGCAGATTCATCCTTTGTCGATGTGCTACTTTTATTGACTGGGTCATTGGATTTTTAGGTGTGGAAAACTGCAACGAGATGTGTTATAAGGACCCTGTGCTAAAGGACCACCAGTGGAGTGCTTACATTGATCGCTCTCCTGGTGCTGCAACTTACTCAGAGGTTTTGATCTCCTTGTAACCTTCCATGAATATTGTAAACATTACTTTTGTCTgctccttattttttttaatctctctctctctttttgttgtaTGGGCTGTGTTACCTAGTTGGCAGTGGTTCGTGCCAAATGTTCTGTCTTTTGAATCAACCTTCTGTTATTAAACCATGTTAAAGGTTAACCTGATGGTTGTCATGTATGCATTCTTGTCTGGAGATAAACGAATGATATCTCACCATAAAAATGGTGATTAGTTGCAACATTTTAACTACAGTGTTATCCCGTGGCATTGTAACTGACATTCAGCTTGCCATATTACTGTTGCGAACTCTACCAAAAGATCATTCTGTATTCCATAAGGCCTTTCTACATCACACTAAAAGCTTACTGGGGAATAGAAAATAAGTATGCACAGTGATGGAACTCTATGTGTACCGAATTTGGGAAAGATACTTGATTCATATTTGCCTGAAAGGTTTACAGATCGTGTCTTTTGGTGGTCCTTTGTTAATTACAAACAAATTAAGCTATTATTGTTAGATGGGTGAGTTGTGTGAAAATGTGGTTACATAACTAAATCTCAAGCACATATCTTACCTACCTCATGGCGATTGCATGGAAATTCTTATAAATTTTGTATGAAAATCAGTATCATATTGATCTGAAACACAAGATGATTTGGAATGCTCATCAAACTACCTATTCATATATAACAAGTTCCAACATAATGAACTGCTCTTATAAAAATTTGATACCAATGTGAAGTCCCAAAAACTTTTGTCTACTTTTCAAGGTATTGTTAAATAGTGAAGGATTTTGTTGAGAAGACAAAATTAAGTATCTCATTAGTAGTTTTTTATGGCTGAAAGATGTCTCATTAGTAGTTTAATCATATTGGTCGGTCTCTTCGTGGTTTTGACACATCAAGTGGTGGGCTCTTTAACCTATCAATTAATAAAAGAATCTAGGTCAAAGAACCACTACTTGATGTGTCAAAACCACGAAGAGACTGACCGATacgattacaaaaataaaaagtaaaaaaatataatctcaGTAGTGTCTTTGATAACGTACCAAATTGAAAGGGGAACAAATGCACATTAGTACTTCCTTTAAATAAGACTTTTGAGTTGCCATCAAAGGAGACTAACTATAACTGGCATTCACGGCCGTTTTATGACTAGGGAGGCAATTTGGGGAGCAGTCACTGCCCCTGACCCCAGCCTCCATCTCTGGGCATGCAGGATTGCTCATAAAAACTGCGATGGGTTGTACAGGTTCTTAATGCTTGTAGAACCTGGTCATGAGTATGTCCTTATACACTGGTTCCAATTTGGTATTTGTATCTTTAAGTAATTTAAGCAAAGCAGGTTAGGAACTATGAAGTACTTATATTATTCCTTCTGGAGACATTGAATTCTGACAATAGTTAAttgaagaataaataaaaactctaaatttacTGAAAGAAACTGCCTCTTGAATTTGACTTAGAAGCTACTAATTATGTGGGCTGTTTGTGGAGTGACACTGGCAGGAGATCATCTCCCCAAAATTGGCAGTGCTTGGTATTTCATCGTGAATAGGGATTGTAGATATGGTTGATACATGTGTACGAAGTATTATCCACTTGACTTTCCtctacttctttttcttctacaGGAATGTTTTCATGCTTGTGTATCTGGCTGCGGCTACAAGGTCAGTTAATGTGTGCATTAAACAAGTTCTTCGTTTCATTGCATCTGGGGTAATTTAGAAAGCTGAACCATCATGATAATATTGTCTCAACGGATATTATGGATGCACTTATACAGAAGCCATTTGTTGCCATTTCAAGCGTGTAATTTGTTGGCTATTGAGCTGCATCAATTACTGGACGGCACACACATGCTAAGGCTTATATGACAATGGACTATCGTGAAAGTACCTACATATATTTTAATTCTAGCATTTGAGGTTATCTTCCAGCATTCTTGTTTGGTTGCAGATTTAGAAGTACTTGCCGACATGGCTCCTTTAAGTTTTATCTTCTCTACTGCAGCTCCGCTCTGGGTAGCTATCATGTCAATCCTTTTGTCGAGTTCATGTATGTCGTCAAGAAAAAGGTTACATATTTAATGAAATTATCTCTTTAGCTCCCTAGCAATCATTTACTCATTGTTCTTTATCTACATATATGAACACCTATGAAGATGTGGATCTATTGAAATGTCAATGACCCTTATTCACATGATTGGCAGTTGGTTTTGGATGTAGAGATAATGCTGTATTTCTTGCATAAGCTTGAAAACAGAGTGTTGTGACTGTTGTCTTACAGATGACTTACCCTCTGTATTTCTATGCCTTTTTATGCTCCCCTTGATCTGGGGCCAGTACGGCGGATTAAACATAATACACAAGCTGATGAAGCTCTCTCCCCTATTTGGTCTTCCTAACTTCCTGTTACTGCTCTGCATATATTTTCTTGACACGATGATTTCCAAATACTTATTGCAGTTTGACATTCATCCGGAGAAAGCCGAGCAAGTTCGTCCAAACAGACCACTgaagcctcctcctcctcctgttcaGAAGGCAACTGGACCATCTCCAAAACCTAGCGCCCTCTCCGAAGACATTCCTTGCTCCTCCGCCTGAGACGCAAAGCATCTAAGagctgaactttcaattttagtAACAATAGATATCCACAGAAGGTTACAGTGGAGCTCACATGGTTTGCTGCTTTCCCGATCAGCTAACTTCAGCAACCAATTTTGGCTTACTGAACCCAATATAACGCATCGCTCACTGCCGTCCCGGATTTTAGGctttttttgtacttctttCTTCTGACCTTGAGGAGAAGTTTGTGAAATTCGTCTGAGTTAGATGCAATATGTAACTTGAACCCGAATCGGCAATCCAGTACGGCATTGTTGATCCTGACATGCTATGAATCAAACGGAATGTGCCGGAGACTTTTTACTAGAGTAGCAAAGTATTGACTACAGACTTCACGATCTCATCAGATGAATGGTCACTATGAAGCATCGCAAAGGAGAATGGTCCCCTACTGGAGCATCGAAACTCATGTTTCGTCGGATTATCTTTGTGTATCGTTGAGAAAAATGTACTTAATCTGAACTGGACAAATTGATTGTTCAGAAAAATCTCCTTAATCTGAactcgccaaaaaaaaaaaaatcattaatctGAActcgacaaaaaacaaaaaaaaaaagcctcgaCATTCTCAACTTCGCCAATACGACCAGAAAAGGAGATTGTCCGCCGTTTGCAGATGCCAAGTATGTTTTCACTGAGTCAGCAACCATGATCAGACCCAGAAAAAATGTTGCTGCCCAGGATCGAACTGGGGACCTTTAGTGTGTAAGACTAACGTGATAACCACTACACCACAGCAACTCGGTGCGTGCTCACTAGAGCTGCGTTAGCATTACAACACATCATCCAGGATCCGACACTCCAACCAAAGTGCGATTGCCACACCGCAATGAGCACAACAGTCCAACAAATGGGTAATGTCCGGGAAGTTTCTCGCCGACATGATTGCCCATTTGCGAGTGAAGAAATCATAACTTTGGTTCTTTcacttttttgctaattgagttctatTGGCAGGAAATTACTCCCGTGGACGCTGGCCATGTCACGGCCAACACCGATGTTGAtaaatttttgataatattttaatattttagtgatttcttttattaattgttttccttttttcatttgttttttcttgccTTGTTGCAGCGACCGGCGAGAACacaaaaacagataaaaagaaaagaaaagcaaggaaaaataagtaattaatgaaaaaatattaataaactattaaaaattatccacgtcagcgatttcatGATAAcacgactcaattgacaaaaaagtgaaaaatatttaggactgaattagcaaatttaaaaggtttaggactgaattgacaaaaatgcaatgggtttagaattttttggacaattttccctgaCAAGGACAGATGATAACGCAGAACAGGAGCTCCATGTCTGTCTCTATGAAGCTTCCTCATTTTTGTCATGTTCCAAACTGAACTATGATTTGAGCAATCACACACGAAGCAAGTTCACTTGCTTCCCCCTTTCCCATGTGTCAAATCGAGCCTGTCTTTCCACCTTAAGGCTTGAGAGAATCAGTACAAAATCTTATTTTGCATAATCcatttgtaaacttttttagtatcttttgaaggaaaagtaAGAAGGCAATTGAGGGGTCTAAGATGGCAAGAATTGTGAGGAGTTGCCTGCAATCACTGATGAAATGGGTGAACTATGTGGTGGGGATGGTTGGGTTGGCCATGATCCTGTATGGCTTTTGGATGGTCAGAGTTTGGCAGAGAGACATGGATGAAGGCTCCTCTTTTTACTCTACTGCTCCTTGGTAAGCTTGCTCTCCTCCAAACCAATGCCACTTACACGTACAGACTCTCTTTCTGAAGATAAAAGTCCAAACTTTTCGAGCTAAGCAAAAATCGGTGTCATAGGATTCATAATATGCATGTGCATTC
The sequence above is drawn from the Rhodamnia argentea isolate NSW1041297 chromosome 9, ASM2092103v1, whole genome shotgun sequence genome and encodes:
- the LOC115739718 gene encoding uncharacterized protein LOC115739718 translates to MKPQQWASPCGSQCTSKYSALTQIPWRVFCKKACDADGETWEECVENCNEMCYKDPVLKDHQWSAYIDRSPGAATYSEECFHACVSGCGYKFDIHPEKAEQVRPNRPLKPPPPPVQKATGPSPKPSALSEDIPCSSA